Below is a genomic region from Pseudomonadota bacterium.
GTAACGAGGAGAGGGGATGCGCTAGCAAGCGTGTTTCTAGGATTACATAACTATTAGGGAGAAAATTATGGGTATGACAGAAAGACCATCTGGTTGGCTGACTGACCGAGAGTTAGAAGATTGTTTGCCTGCAGATCGGGCAGCTTTTGAGTCTCCAGTGCCGACTCAAATTGTTTCTAACGGCGAATACAATCCGCCACCTCAGTCTGCACAGCAAAAGCAAGTCGAAGGACTTCTTAAAGAGTACACCGATAAGTTGTCAAAGCATCAAGGTGTTGATCGACGCACGTTTCTTAAGTCATCATCTGGATTCGCTGCAGCATTCTTAGCCATGAATGAAGTGTTTGGTCCTGTATTTAACGTGACTGAAGTAGAGGCGGCAGACAAAGAGTTCTCGTATGAGCGCTCGAAACGACTCTCCAGTCAGTTTATTTTCGATGATCAAACTCACTTCCTTCGTGATGATTTTGATAAAGAGGGACTGATGGGGCTGGGAAATTATGCGTTGGAACATTGGAATCCTGGAATGGCATCGAAGCCAATGACGCTTGCCCGGTATAAGTTTGAAAACTATCTTAAAGAAATTTATATGGATAGTGATACGAAAGTTGCTTTACTCACCAGCGCGCCATTTGACGATGAAAGCTGGCACCTTTTGTACAATAATCAAATGGCTGATGCTCGAGCCTTAGTTAACGATATTTCCGGCAGCCAGCGTATGCTTGCCCACTCAGTCATCACTCCAGGAAAAGAGGGCTGGATGGATGAGGTGGATGAGGCCATTGAGTTGTATCGTCCCGACTCATGGAAAGGTTATACGATTGGTGACCCGTTATCACCCACAAAGAATAATACGGCGTGGAGGCTTGATGACGAGAAGCTAATGTATCCGTTCTATGAGAAGGCTATTAACGCCGGCATCAATACCATTTGTATTCATAAAGG
It encodes:
- a CDS encoding amidohydrolase family protein codes for the protein MGMTERPSGWLTDRELEDCLPADRAAFESPVPTQIVSNGEYNPPPQSAQQKQVEGLLKEYTDKLSKHQGVDRRTFLKSSSGFAAAFLAMNEVFGPVFNVTEVEAADKEFSYERSKRLSSQFIFDDQTHFLRDDFDKEGLMGLGNYALEHWNPGMASKPMTLARYKFENYLKEIYMDSDTKVALLTSAPFDDESWHLLYNNQMADARALVNDISGSQRMLAHSVITPGKEGWMDEVDEAIELYRPDSWKGYTIGDPLSPTKNNTAWRLDDEKLMYPFYEKAINAGINTICIHKGLLPRDYEESWPGVWQHATVDDVLKAATDWPGINFVIYHGALRIFLEDPSHDLAKFDETGRIDWTTDLANLVQEHGLRNVYGELGTTFATSAVANPRFAAAIVGTMLNGMGSDRVVWGTDSVWYGSPQWQIEAMRRLEIPEDMMKKQGWKIKLGGDDSAIKRQIFGLNSANLYNYNITADVLENLGHDKLAEMKDVYLAEGIERNNRFYGYVNKNKQA